The Gemmatimonadota bacterium genome includes the window ATGGGGAGTGCTTATGCAACAGCCGCAGACGATGTCAATGCCGCGTGGTGGAATCCAGCCGGGATGACGGGCGTGGAGAAATTGGAAGTGTCGTTGAGCCATTCGCAGTGGTTCGTAAATTCTACATTCAACACCGGGGCTATAGCTTATACAAGCGGTGTGCATACCATCGGGGTCAGCATCCTGACTTTTAAGCCAGAGGATGTGGAAGAGACCACGATTTTGCAGCCGGGAGGCACGGGTCGAACGCTCAGCCTGGGCACATCGGCCTTTAGTCTCATCTATAGCCGCAAGTTCACAGACAAGCTGTCTTTTGGCGTGCGATTTATGCTGGCTCGCGAGGATCTGGACTTGACCAACCACACGACTTTTAACGTGGATTTTGGCACCAAGTTCTACACCGGGCTTGGCAGCCTAAGGCTGTCAATGGCACTGCGGAACTTTGGAAAGGACACAGAGGTTTTGCGAAGACAGTTCCAGCAACCCCTGTCGTTCAATCTAGGAACCGCTGCCGAGGTCTATGGACAGCAAGGCGATCCGTTTTATATCACCGGGGCGGTTGAAATGAACTTCCTGATCAACTGGGAAGAGCGCTACCATGTGGGCGGCGAAGCCTGGCTGGGCAATATACTGGCGCTGCGCGGAGGGTATATGTTCCGCTACGATTCCTTTGGGCTTACAGCAGGTGCAGGCGTGAAATTGCCCCTGGCCGGGACAAAGATCACGGCGGATGTGGCCTGGCAGCAGTCCAAACACGATCTGAATCAACCCTTGCGGTTTGGGATGGGTTTCGCTTTTTAGTTCGTTGTGTTGAGCATGTAAAAAGGCGACCGAGTTTTTCGGTCGCCTTTTTTTGATTTTGCCATCTCTCTATTTTTTGTACCTGAACTGGATTTCTTTGGCGGCTTTTTGTCCATTGTTGAGGTCTTCGACTGTGACGGTGAGGCGGTTGTAACCGGCTTTGACTCTTTTCAGGCTGAGTTCAAAATACCCGGTGGTAGATTGTTCGTTGCCGGTCTGTTCGAAGCTGACTGTGACCTGTGTTTTGTCCTTTCGCTGGAATATACTGGCAAGAGCACCAACGCTGCTGCGGACCAGATTGAAGGGGCGTATTGGATCTTCCACGGCAATGGTATAGGTGACGCGATAGCGGGTTTGCCCAAATTCGTTTCGGGTGAGGTTATAGACTTCGTAGTAGGCATAGGCACTCTGGTCTTTCTGGTAGGCGCGGGAGATCATGGGCACGACCCATACGTCGCCTTTGCGGAATTTTTCGTCACCCGGGTTTTCCGAGATGTTCCAGCTTAGCTGGATGTCGCTGAGTTGCAAGGCGTTGGACTGGTAAGGTTCAACCTGTACTTGATGGCGATAAATACCTTTGCGTTCGGCAGCTCGGTCATTGACCTGTACTGTGAGCAGGTAGTTGCCGGGGGGTACGTCTATCGGGATGAGGGTGGGGATGAAGGAGCCTTCGGGCCACATGTGGTGGCCGATAGACCGGAAAAATATGGCGTCTTGTGCGCGGTAAACGTTGGTGTAGGAGGTATCGGCCAGGATGACGGCGCAGTCGGCGACAATC containing:
- a CDS encoding PorV/PorQ family protein, translating into MYKKVFLICMLATTLMAIPAYAGGLIKRPDLTIFSPLAVAQSPRAVAMGSAYATAADDVNAAWWNPAGMTGVEKLEVSLSHSQWFVNSTFNTGAIAYTSGVHTIGVSILTFKPEDVEETTILQPGGTGRTLSLGTSAFSLIYSRKFTDKLSFGVRFMLAREDLDLTNHTTFNVDFGTKFYTGLGSLRLSMALRNFGKDTEVLRRQFQQPLSFNLGTAAEVYGQQGDPFYITGAVEMNFLINWEERYHVGGEAWLGNILALRGGYMFRYDSFGLTAGAGVKLPLAGTKITADVAWQQSKHDLNQPLRFGMGFAF